In Lacrimispora indolis DSM 755, a genomic segment contains:
- the tnpA gene encoding IS66 family insertion sequence element accessory protein TnpA: MDQVTQTKVLFRREQWKKIIAECQASGLPVKTWCDQNGFKEQSYYYYLKKIREQEIEKIPVALPDPMEKPVLFKKLEVQTPIHTQAAVIIHLPAASLEIHNGATQQIIETVLLALNCLC, translated from the coding sequence ATGGATCAAGTTACTCAAACAAAAGTTTTATTCCGCAGAGAACAATGGAAAAAGATCATTGCGGAATGCCAGGCCAGTGGCCTTCCCGTTAAGACCTGGTGTGACCAGAATGGTTTCAAAGAACAGTCCTATTATTATTACCTTAAGAAGATTCGTGAACAGGAAATCGAAAAGATTCCTGTAGCACTGCCTGATCCAATGGAGAAACCGGTTTTATTTAAAAAGTTGGAGGTGCAAACACCTATTCATACACAAGCTGCTGTAATCATACATCTTCCGGCTGCATCACTTGAAATACACAATGGTGCCACGCAGCAGATCATTGAGACTGTGCTCCTTGCACTGAACTGCTTATGTTAG